A stretch of Sulfitobacter sp. THAF37 DNA encodes these proteins:
- the accB gene encoding acetyl-CoA carboxylase biotin carboxyl carrier protein yields MTKNTHDADVAFIRALAELLNENDLTELQVKRDYAEDDSLNVRVSRKPPQQIVAPQTQMQAAPPQMASPAPAPMGAPQQSSSGGGGGEETDPANHPGAVVSPMVGTVYMQAEPGAPAFVTVGQPVSEGETLLIVEAMKTMNHIPAPHAGTVKRILVGDGDAVEFGAPLVIIE; encoded by the coding sequence ATGACCAAGAACACCCATGACGCCGATGTCGCCTTTATCCGGGCATTGGCGGAACTGCTGAACGAGAACGACCTGACCGAACTGCAGGTCAAGCGCGACTATGCCGAGGACGACAGCCTGAACGTCCGCGTCAGCCGCAAGCCCCCGCAACAGATCGTGGCACCCCAGACCCAGATGCAGGCGGCCCCGCCGCAGATGGCGTCGCCCGCGCCCGCGCCGATGGGCGCGCCGCAGCAGTCCTCGTCCGGCGGCGGCGGCGGCGAGGAGACCGATCCCGCCAACCATCCGGGCGCGGTGGTCTCGCCCATGGTGGGCACCGTCTATATGCAGGCCGAACCGGGTGCGCCCGCCTTCGTGACCGTGGGTCAGCCGGTGTCCGAAGGGGAGACCCTGCTCATCGTCGAGGCGATGAAGACGATGAACCACATTCCCGCCCCGCATGCCGGCACTGTCAAGCGTATCCTGGTGGGCGACGGCGACGCGGTCGAATTCGGCGCGCCGCTGGTGATCATCGAATAA
- a CDS encoding superoxide dismutase family protein, producing MKRRLPALAAAAALVAGAALADSHASAPQPAATAQLKLMDGTSVGTATFTPGTDGVLVHLDVEGLEPGPKGVHLHQVGDCDAATEFKSAGPHIGDDGDTAHGLLHPDGPHAGDLPNIFVGENGTGQMEALTSAVSLTGTPDGMLDSDGASVMIHAEGDDHFTQPGGTTGARLACGVLEPVL from the coding sequence ATGAAACGCAGATTACCCGCCCTCGCCGCCGCAGCCGCCCTCGTCGCCGGTGCCGCGCTGGCCGACAGCCACGCCAGCGCCCCCCAACCCGCCGCCACGGCCCAGTTGAAACTGATGGACGGTACGTCCGTGGGCACCGCCACGTTCACACCGGGCACCGACGGCGTGCTGGTCCACCTCGATGTCGAAGGCCTGGAGCCCGGACCGAAGGGGGTACACCTGCACCAAGTCGGCGACTGCGATGCCGCGACCGAATTCAAGTCCGCAGGGCCTCATATCGGCGACGACGGTGACACCGCCCACGGCCTGCTGCATCCTGACGGCCCGCACGCGGGCGACCTGCCGAACATTTTCGTCGGTGAGAACGGCACTGGTCAGATGGAAGCCTTGACCAGTGCGGTCAGCCTGACCGGCACGCCGGACGGTATGCTGGATTCCGACGGTGCCAGCGTGATGATCCATGCCGAAGGGGATGACCACTTCACCCAGCCCGGCGGCACGACCGGCGCACGGCTGGCCTGCGGGGTGCTTGAACCCGTCTTGTAA
- a CDS encoding class I adenylate-forming enzyme family protein, producing the protein MNLAHWLIRAAVRTPGAPALFTGKQQVADYAAFARQAGAVAAGLRGRGIGPGDRVAIVMKNAPAYLVALYGIWIAGAAAVPVNAKLHPREVAFILGDADVAFVFASAGLVAGAEVPVCVTPGPDFDALCSVETLPELQPEPAPRAPGDMAWLFYTSGTTGRPKGVIITHGMLMSMALCYEADVDAVHTSDCALYAAPMSHGAGLYQLMHVRRGARHVSPVSGGFDPAEVFDLAAHHGSVHMFAAPTMVRRLTEEARRTGHTGQGLRTVVYAGGPMYNADIIEAVETFGPVFVQIYGQGECPMGITALSRGDVADRSAPGWQGRLASVGRAQSAVEVRVAAPSGGALPLGETGEIMVRGSTVMPGYWRNRQATDDTLRDGWLLTGDMGHLDPLGYLTLTDRSKDVIITGGSNVYPREVEEVLIGHPKVTEAAVIGVPHTEWGEEVVAYVVGDATDAALDALCIAQIARFKRPKRYVRLTELPKNNYGKVLKTELRDLSRIGGDPGEVDRG; encoded by the coding sequence ATGAACCTGGCACATTGGCTGATCCGCGCGGCGGTGCGCACACCCGGCGCCCCCGCGCTTTTCACCGGCAAACAGCAGGTTGCCGATTATGCCGCCTTTGCACGGCAGGCGGGGGCCGTGGCGGCGGGGCTACGGGGGCGGGGCATTGGTCCGGGCGACCGGGTGGCCATCGTGATGAAGAACGCGCCAGCCTATCTGGTCGCGCTCTATGGCATCTGGATCGCCGGTGCTGCCGCCGTGCCGGTCAACGCCAAACTGCACCCGCGCGAGGTGGCCTTCATCCTCGGTGATGCGGATGTGGCGTTCGTGTTTGCAAGCGCGGGGCTGGTGGCGGGGGCGGAGGTGCCGGTCTGCGTCACGCCAGGTCCGGATTTCGACGCGCTGTGCAGCGTTGAAACGCTGCCTGAGCTTCAGCCTGAGCCTGCGCCGCGGGCACCGGGCGACATGGCGTGGCTCTTTTACACCTCTGGCACCACGGGGCGGCCGAAGGGGGTGATCATCACCCATGGCATGCTGATGTCCATGGCATTGTGCTACGAGGCGGATGTGGACGCGGTCCACACCTCGGATTGCGCGCTCTACGCCGCCCCGATGAGCCACGGGGCAGGTCTATACCAGCTCATGCACGTGCGGCGCGGCGCGCGCCATGTCTCCCCCGTCTCGGGTGGGTTCGATCCGGCGGAGGTGTTCGATCTGGCCGCGCACCATGGCAGCGTGCATATGTTCGCGGCCCCCACGATGGTGCGCCGCCTGACCGAAGAGGCGCGCCGGACCGGCCACACCGGGCAGGGGCTGCGCACGGTCGTCTATGCGGGCGGGCCGATGTACAACGCCGATATCATTGAAGCGGTCGAAACCTTCGGACCCGTCTTCGTGCAGATATACGGGCAGGGGGAATGCCCGATGGGCATCACCGCCCTGTCGCGCGGTGACGTCGCCGACCGCAGCGCGCCGGGCTGGCAGGGGCGGCTCGCGTCCGTGGGCCGGGCGCAGTCCGCGGTCGAGGTCCGGGTGGCGGCCCCATCCGGCGGGGCGCTGCCGCTGGGGGAAACCGGCGAGATCATGGTGCGCGGCAGCACCGTCATGCCGGGGTATTGGCGCAACCGGCAGGCAACCGATGACACCCTTCGGGACGGTTGGCTGCTGACGGGCGACATGGGTCATCTGGATCCCCTAGGATATCTGACCCTGACGGACCGCAGCAAGGACGTGATCATCACCGGCGGCTCTAACGTCTATCCGCGCGAAGTCGAAGAGGTGCTGATCGGCCACCCGAAGGTGACGGAGGCCGCTGTGATCGGCGTACCCCATACCGAGTGGGGCGAGGAGGTGGTGGCCTACGTCGTGGGGGATGCGACGGACGCGGCGCTGGACGCCTTGTGCATCGCGCAGATTGCCCGGTTCAAACGACCGAAACGGTATGTCCGTCTGACCGAATTGCCCAAGAACAACTATGGCAAGGTGCTCAAGACCGAATTGCGTGACCTCTCCCGGATCGGGGGCGATCCGGGAGAGGTGGACAGGGGCTGA
- a CDS encoding ABC transporter ATP-binding protein: protein MNTQTLDKNANHAATAHAYLSVWDLEAYYGESYIVQGVSFNVHEGEILALLGRNGAGKTSTLRAIARLASPEVRKGEIWLDHKPLHQMKAHEASQWGLGLVPEDRRIISGLTVEENLRLAQIAPPIGWSLERLYDLFPRLGERRNQEGTTLSGGEQQMLAIARALARDIKVLLLDEPYEGLAPVIVDEIEKTLGVIKDQGITTILVEQNALRALKLADRAVILDTGSVVFDGTAKEVLDNAELRAEYLAI from the coding sequence ATGAACACGCAAACACTGGACAAGAACGCCAACCACGCGGCGACGGCCCATGCCTATCTGTCGGTCTGGGACCTCGAAGCCTATTACGGCGAAAGCTACATCGTGCAGGGCGTCAGCTTTAACGTCCACGAGGGCGAGATCCTGGCGCTGCTGGGCCGCAACGGGGCGGGCAAGACGTCCACCCTGCGGGCCATCGCGCGGCTGGCCTCGCCCGAGGTCCGCAAGGGCGAAATCTGGCTCGACCACAAGCCGCTGCATCAGATGAAGGCGCATGAGGCGTCGCAATGGGGGCTGGGCCTTGTCCCCGAGGACAGGCGCATCATCTCCGGCCTGACGGTGGAAGAGAACCTGCGGCTGGCCCAGATCGCCCCGCCGATCGGATGGTCGCTGGAGCGGCTCTACGACCTGTTCCCCCGCCTGGGCGAGCGCAGGAACCAAGAGGGCACCACCCTGTCGGGCGGCGAGCAGCAGATGCTTGCCATCGCCCGCGCCCTGGCGCGCGACATCAAGGTTCTGCTGCTGGACGAACCGTACGAGGGGCTGGCGCCGGTGATCGTGGACGAGATCGAAAAGACCCTTGGCGTCATCAAGGATCAGGGGATCACCACGATCCTGGTCGAGCAGAACGCGCTGCGTGCGCTCAAGCTGGCGGACCGGGCGGTGATTCTCGACACCGGGTCGGTGGTGTTCGACGGCACCGCCAAGGAGGTGTTGGACAACGCCGAATTGCGCGCCGAATATCTGGCGATCTGA